The Vanessa atalanta chromosome 2, ilVanAtal1.2, whole genome shotgun sequence genome has a segment encoding these proteins:
- the LOC125069115 gene encoding leucine-rich repeat extensin-like protein 3 yields the protein MRHTVVLISLVAAVVAEAPYHLPRPPPQAPVFSYAPPAHHPQPPPHHHSHHSSNGYNYQRPSVQQPPQSNYRPQPVPQPLPVYQPQPQPSPSYGPPQPIRPLPIAVPQPQPIPQPQPVYQPQPIPQPQPVYQPQPIPQPQPVYQPQPIPQPQPVYQPQPIPQPQPVYQPQPIPQPQPVYQPQPQPSPSYGVPQPIRPLPAIIAPQPEPQPQPQPAPIQYYQQQETQGYSYQQSAPSQSLSSGQQNGNSGQSSYQADFAQYNSPQQQQTHSEALDETVVSRVQNIIKDAEHTSARDAGYLSLVSGVSLENAKPSIEVLSFVHNSPLSTGSSQSYSSQVQSGGASESESIGFLPQSKPSSSYGVPN from the exons gTAGTATTAATTTCGCTAGTAGCTGCTGTGGTGGCTGAGGCGCCGTACCACTTGCCCCGTCCACCACCACAAGCACCGGTGTTTAGTTACGCCCCACCTGCACATCATCCTCAACCACCGCCGCACCATCACAGTCACCATTCTTCAAATGGTTACAATTACCAAAGACCATCAGTCCAACAGCCACCGCAATCAAACTATCGGCCTCAGCCAGTGCCCCAACCCCTGCCAGTGTATCAACCTCAGCCTCAACCTAGCCCGTCTTATGGACCTCCGCAACCGATACGTCCTCTCCCAATAGCTGTTCCT CAACCACAACCAATTCCTCAACCACAACCCGTATACCAACCGCAGCCTATTCCTCAACCCCAACCTGTATACCAACCACAACCAATTCCTCAACCACAACCCGTATACCAACCGCAGCCTATTCCTCAACCCCAACCTGTATACCAACCACAACCAATTCCTCAACCACAACCCGTATACCAGCCGCAGCCTATTCCCCAACCACAACCTGTATACCAACCGCAACCACAACCCAGCCCCTCGTACGGTGTCCCTCAACCAATCCGCCCTCTTCCTGCTATAATTGCTCCTCAACCTGAACCCCAACCTCAACCACAGCCAGCCCCCATTCAATATTATCAACAGCAAGAAACTCAAGGGTATTCATACCAACAATCGGCTCCGAGTCAGTCTTTATCGTCAGGTCAACAAAATGGCAATTCTGGTCAATCAAGCTATCAGGCTGATTTTGCCCAGTACAATAGCCCACAGCAGCAACAAACACACAGTGAGGCTCTCGACGAAACGGTCGTATCAAGAGTACAGAACATCATAAAAGATGCCGAACATACTTCAGCCAGAGATGCCGGATACCTGTCACTAGTTTCTGGTGTTTCTTTGGAGAACGCGAAGCCCAGTATCGAAGTTTTATCATTCGTTCACAACTCACCGCTGTCGACTGGATCAAGCCAGAGTTACAGCTCGCAGGTTCAATCCGGTGGAGCTAGTGAATCAGAGAGTATTGGATTTTTACCTCAATCTAAGCCCTCTTCATCTTATGGTGTgcccaattaa
- the LOC125069124 gene encoding uncharacterized protein LOC125069124 → MLCYFFMNNIFLMYLATSSSESEDEYLQYRSFRSNSYRRTKFRPGLENPLIYYAEVKPKRRNRRSRENEKYNSNCFVKAFRWYTQEHVPCKKTNSTNNVINKDIKGFATWLDEKYNEYQDTNRIEKTQCILNQSSTLELISGAKIYDNKVAGSKKFPILRSPWYKHRKSSSKREETDFTVKSNQSIKIILKPKNLSRATSECRQRSDLQNNAIISNTSALHMKLRPTSRSLTSVLKEKEIYIIPFDILQDTSHEEVKHKVDEINTNGRKKLRQIFPMKSIPMVENKKRNDVYCQCSHTRFDNNTSELEKNKLNTCLCYKRKSEYEVVRKIAVIPISQPNTKDHEPPVSALVTDSVQTSDYSINLENNFTRRKPVFVKLICPHKLNEK, encoded by the exons ATgctctgttatttttttatgaataatatttttctaatgtatTTAGCGACGTCGTCGAGCGAATCCGAGgatgaatatttacaatacagAAGCTTTAGATCCAATTCTTACCGAAGAACGAAATTCCGACCAGGATTAGAGAATCCCTTAATTTATTATGCTGAAGTT AAGCCGAAAAGACGTAACCGAAGGAGCAGAGAAAATGAAAAGTACAATTCGAACTGTTTCGTTAAAGCGTTTCGTTGGTACACTCAG GAACATGTACCATGTAAAAAGACAAATTCAACGAATAATGTGATTAATAAGGACATAAAAGGCTTCGCGACGTGGCTTGATgagaaatataatgaatatcagGACACAAATCGAATCGAAAAAACTCAATGTATCTTGAATCAGAGCTCCACGCTCGAGTTAATTAGTGGCGCTAAAAT ttaCGACAATAAAGTAGCAGGTTCAAAGAAATTTCCAATATTGAGAAG CCCTTGGTATAAACACCGAAAATCCTCAAGTAAAAGAGAAGAAACCGATTTCACTGTAAA gtCAAATCAAAGCATCAAAATCATTTTGAAGCCTAAAAACTTATCCCGTGCAACTTCAGAATGCCGtcaaag atccGATTTACAAAACAACGCAATTATATCAAACACGAGTGCTCTTCACATGAAGCTAAGACCCACATCTAGAAGCTTGACGAGTGTtcttaaagaaaaagaaatatacattatacCTTTTGACATTCTTCAAGACACGAGCCATGAGGAAGTAAAG CATAAAGTCGACGAAATTAACACAAACGGGCGAAAGAAATTACGACAAATTTTCCCTATGAAGTCAATACCAATggtcgaaaataaaaaaaggaatgatGTATATTGTCAATGTTCACACACTAGATTTGATAATAATACCAGTGAACTtgagaaaaataaacttaatacttGCCTTTGTTACAAAAGAAAATCAGAATATGAAGTCGTACGAAAg atTGCAGTAATACCAATATCTCAACCAAATACGAAAGACCACGAGCCACCTGTATCAGCACTTGTTACCGATAGCGTGCAAACATCTGATTATTCAATTAACTTA GAAAACAATTTCACTCGCAGAAAGCCGGTATTCGTGAAATTAATATGTCCACATAAACTGAacgaaaaatga
- the LOC125069132 gene encoding uncharacterized protein LOC125069132 produces MRAELFNNKRGVHLPPLELVHRGHSELNITRDFMQTAVNAFAIFLYGTLSDIVRLPADYIIKSARTISMMKIAREKLAATWLVVRRGKPTRLITYDTLERYRPLFKYVTGREMARLNLSDERILTYIGTHADLDRHQVGVVASKYIKMNKYWSEPRYLNLMNNLLCGVPMTFMRKIPENTYLQLSHQVFYHIRACDPLQRRFYYAMMSKTQAFGKSYSWNARDVSRLGLLLAEVDGSDLSAINPEAMAGITAQVMMAMSPLNLQYLSELQLQYIGPKPLNILARKLKAYYDQLHSNDKGIQKIPDILLYVIIFLSTIYLRI; encoded by the exons ATGag AGCTGAATTATTTAACAACAAAAGAGGCGTTCACCTCCCTCCGCTAGAACTTGTGCATCGTGGACattctgaattaaatataacgaGAGATTTCATGCAGACGGCTGTTAATGCATTCGCCATCTTTCTTTATGGCACTCTTTCGGATATAGTGCGATTACCAGctgattacataataaaatct GCTCGTACGATTTCAATGATGAAGATAGCCCGAGAAAAGCTTGCAGCTACTTGGCTAGTGGTACGTCGGGGCAAACCTACCCGCTTAATCACGTATGATACCTTAGAACGGTACCGACCATTGTTTAAATACGTTACTGGGAGAGAAATGGCTAGACTTAATTTGAGCGATGAAAGGATTCTGACTTATATTGGCACCCACGCTGATCTGGACAGACATCAG GTAGGCGTGGTAGCTAGTAAGTACATTAAAATGAACAAGTATTGGTCGGAGCCAAGATATTTAAACCTCATGAATAACTTACTGTGTGGAGTCCCGATGACCTTCATGAGAAAAATCCCTGAGAACACATACTTACAACTATCGCATCAA GTCTTTTATCATATTCGAGCATGTGATCCTTTACAACGTCGATTTTATTATGCAATGATGAGCAAGACGCAG GCGTTCGGCAAATCATACAGTTGGAATGCAAGAGATGTTTCGCGATTAGGCCTACTTTTAGCCGAAGTGGACGGTTCAGATCTAAGTGCTATTAACCCTGAAGCTATGGCAGGGATTACTGCTCAA GTAATGATGGCCATGTCACCGCTTAACTTGCAATATTTATCGGAATTGCAATTGCAATATATTGGACCAAAGCCTCTAAACATACTCGCCCGAAAATTAAAGGCTTATTACGACCAACTACATTCCAACGACAAAGGAATCCAAAAGATACCCGATATATTGCTctacgttattatatttttgagtaCAATATAcctaagaatataa
- the LOC125069141 gene encoding uncharacterized protein LOC125069141: MDVPHIPRNSRDWDSIDIFVFSNGQQYSPPRKYHLESDDLKCWDATKSFLARSQYGSKHSAIDLYLLDGKKIEGPLELKNSAAYVAVEPPDTFIPAGYEKYLYKASRSWEKRQGQLSNSYMVERTDKTGTFLDITTIEQIERIVSLKSDTSIADPTKTDNQPQRTVEKPTFSKLNSAKIDKLFQKKKPSDNERNSSLSKKRLSPSKLTKNDFVKTKNILRPQKCVIKQQPLSPQYSRNQRKPIRGNRVECKANQKINNLFPLQTENNAKLNPNILNNTNVRKDIIESIPNKDLINGSQVYKNNQSDDKSILLEANPNKITVDGNSTKKIFEVSKDNELNDMIIPCDTNNATSKYMTGEQTDQLPLDCNKKNLNIKLRIQLEDLRSPLPSEDNNTLEKDRSLITLIKKEMASQINIDVILGKDILTLNNYLFLNGKSKESNINKHEECVPSNDDLKDIFVHCTYDNFYPKLLKEDSRRQNIFILPREMNEHLMKR; encoded by the exons ATGGATGTACCACATATACCTCGTAACTCCAGAGATTGGGACTCCATCGACATATTTGTGTTTTCAAATGGACAACAATATTCGCCTCCAAGAAAGTATCATTTGGAATCTGACGATTTGAAATGCTGGGATGCCACTAAATCTTTCTTAGCAAGATCTCAATATGGCTCcaa gcaTTCTGCTATAGATCTATATTTACTAGACGGGAAAAAAATTGAAGGTCCTTTAGAGCTAAAGAATTCTGCAGCTTACGTTGCCGTCGAACCACCTGACACGTTTATTCCAGCAGGTTATGAGAAATACCTGTACAAAGCATCCAG ATCCTGGGAAAAACGCCAAGGACAGTTATCCAATAGCTATATGGTAGAAAGAACAG ATAAAACGGGGACATTTTTGGACATCACTACGATCGAACAAATAGAGAGGATTGTTTCTTTGAAATCG GATACTTCTATAGCGGATCCAACTAAAACAGACAATCAGCCCCAAAGAACTGTCGAAAAACCTACATTTTCCAAATTGAACTCAGCTAAGATtgacaaattatttcaaaagaaaaaaccTAGTGACAATGAAAGAAATTCAAGTTTAAGTAAAAAGCGCTTATCTCCTTCAAAACTCACTAAAAATGATTTCGTAAAGACAAAAAACATACTCAGACCCCAAAAATGCGTTATTAAACAACAACCATTATCACCCCAATATTCACGGAACCAAAGAAAACCAATTCGCGGAAATAGAGTTGAATGTAAAgctaatcaaaaaataaataatctttttccCTTACAAACAGAAAATAATGCTAAATTGAATcctaatatcttaaataatacgAATGTTAGAAAGGATATTATCGAAAGTATAcctaataaagatttaataaatggaTCACAAGTTTACAAAAACAATCAAAGTGACGATAAATCAATACTCCTTGAAgcaaatccaaataaaataacagttgaTGGcaattctacaaaaaaaatatttgaagtaagTAAAGATAACGAATTAAATGATATGATAATTCCATGTGACACGAATAACGCGACATCTAAATATATGACCGGCGAACAGACCGACCAGTTACCACtcgattgtaacaaaaaaaatcttaatataaaactCAGAATACAATTAGAAGATTTGAGAAGTCCATTGCCATCTGAAGACAATAATACCTTAGAAAAAGATAGATcacttattacattaataaaaaaagaaatggcGTCACAGATAAACATCGATGTAATATTAGGTAAAGATATACTAACTTTAAACAATTACTTATTTCTAAATGGAAAATCTAAAGaatctaacataaataaacacgaAGAATGTGTTCCTAGCAATGATGACCTAAAAGATATATTCGTTCATTGCACATACGACAACTTTTATCCAAAACTCCTAAAAGAAGATTCACGtcgacaaaatattttcatattaccGAGAGAAATGAACGAGCATTTAATGAAAAGGTAA